In Trifolium pratense cultivar HEN17-A07 linkage group LG7, ARS_RC_1.1, whole genome shotgun sequence, a genomic segment contains:
- the LOC123899179 gene encoding multiprotein-bridging factor 1a, protein MSGVGPLSQDWEPVVLRKKAPTAAARKDDKAVNAARRAGADIETMKKHNAATNKAASSSTSLNTKRLDEDTENLAHDRVPTELKKAIMQARTDKKLTQAQLAQIINEKPQVIQEYESGKAIPNQQIIGKLERALGAKLRGKK, encoded by the exons ATGTCAGGAGTTGGACCTCTTTCACAAGACTGGGAACCCGTCGTTCTCCGCAAAAAAGCTCCCACCGCCGCTGCCAGAAAAGATGACAAAGCCGTCAACGCCGCTCGCCGTGCCGGAGCCGATATCGAAACCATGAAGAAAC ATAATGCTGCGACAAACAAAGCTGCCTCTAGCAGCACTTCATTGAACACTAAGAGGCTGGATGAAGATACAGAGAATTTAGCTC ATGATCGGGTCCCAACTGAACTCAAGAAAGCTATAATGCAAGCCCGGACAGACAAGAAACTTACTCAGGCGCAACTTGCTCAA ATTATCAATGAGAAGCCTCAAGTGATCCAGGAGTATGAGTCAGGGAAAGCCATTCCAAATCAGCAGATAATCGGCAAGTTGGAGAGAGCTCTCGGTGCCAAACTGCGTGGGAAGAAATGA